The nucleotide window CCTGCGCAGGGAAGCCAAGTGCATGTGAGGGCAGGTGGCGAGGCACTCACGGCCCTCAAGTCAGCACAGAAGGCCACATGGGGACTGGGGGCATGGTGTCCCTGGCCCTCACGTCAGCACAGAAGGCAGCAGGTGGGGCTGGGATGGGGTTCAGTGGGAATGAGGTGGCCCAGCATGTGCAGACAGTGGGTTCTAGGTCCCACCACCAACCCTGAGTTTTGTATTTGAAGATGGATGGATTTCTGTGTAGTTGATTCACCAAGGTCAGGGAATCTTCAGTTCTCAGACTGATGACCTAAATCCAGGAGATCCAGCTTCTCTTCCATGTATCAGCTCTTAGCCGTGGGCATACTCACCACATGGCTTCCTACTTACTGGAGCGGACTTTCTCTGAATAAAAACCAGAGCTAACACTGTCACCAGCAACACTCTGGCTTTCCTGCCCTTGCTTACACACTTATCTCCTTCTGCACACTAGGACTGCAGTTGCTTCAGAGTCCAAGTCCCCAGCCCACCTCGCTGAAATGTACACCCTAAGGGAGGCCTGAGAATACACTGTCACGCTGTGTCCTTTCAGAGGGCTGAATCCTGGGGGCTCTGGGTGATGTGTGTTTCCAGATTGCCAGGCTGGAGTAACCCCTGACTGGTGGCGTCCTGCCCGGTGTTTTGGGTGGTTTCTGAGGGTGGTTCGGTGAGCACCCCTCGAGCTCCATTGGTAGTCAGAGGCCTCGTCTGGAGCGCGGTGCCCAGGTTGCGAAGGGTGTTTCGGAAACCCTCGGCACTGAAGTAGTACACCAGCGGATCCAGCACGCAGTTGGCACCGGCCAGCAGCACCATTACCATCAGCACACCGCGCACCTGATCGCGGGCCTCAAGGCTGGATTCCACCAGGTTGGCCCGCAGCAGCCCGTACACAGCCAACGTGGCGTTGTAGGGCACGAAGCACAGCAGGAAGATGATGAGGTTGATCAGAAGGAGGCGCACGGTCTTCTGGCGCCGATGGCTTTGAGTGGCGTCAGGCCTCGCCAGCGTCCAGAAGACCCGGCCCGACGAATAGACGACAGCCGCCAAGGGCAGCAGAAAACCCAGGGTctcagccagcagcagcagcggcagcagcccGCCCTTCCACAGCTGATCGCTGAAACTCTCGAAGCACAGGCTCACGGTGCTGTTCTCGTACCTGCAGGAGGACGGGCTGTGCACGCGGGCGGCGGGCACTGCGCACAGCAGGATGAGCGCCCAGACGCCTAGGCAGACCCGCCGCGCCACGTGGGGCCGCCGCAGGTGGCGCAGTCGCAGCGGGTGCACGATGGCCGCGTAGCGGTCCACGTTGATGAGCATCAGAAAGATACAGCTGCCGTACATGTTCATCTGGAAGATGGCGCCCGACGTCTGGCACAGGAAGTCCGGGAAGGGCCAGTGGTGCCGTGCATAGTAGGAGAGGCGCAGGGGCAGTGACAGGGTGAAGAGCAGGTCGCTGGCTGCCAGGTTACACATGTACACGCTCACCACCGAGTTTATGCGCAGCACACGCAGGAAGACCCATAGAGCCAGAGCATTGAGAGGGAGACCAGTCGCCAACACCAGGCTGTAGACCACCATATGCAGACGGTGCGTGCCCCGATAGTCACGGCACTGGGGCACAGGGCTGTTGGTAGAAGAGGCATTGACTGAAGAATTGGCAAACATCGTGTCCAAGTGGGAAGAGAAACTAGGCTGAGGCATCATGGGGAATGCTAAGGTACGAGCATGGCTTTCACCTCCAGGGTGGTAGCCTGGTGGCTATGCAGAGTCTGTCCCAAAGCAAGCAGAGGCAAGACATGGGAGTGGAGTCTATGACCTCAGGGGCAGATGACTGGCCAAGGCTGGAAGCCTTTGGTACTACAACTTCAGCAGTGGAGACCTGGAATAGGAAGGCAAGGCAAACATAAAGTTAGTAGAGATAGAACCGTCCTCTAAATACTTAGCTAACAGGACTGTCCCCTCTGGGTCCTTTCTCAGCCTCAGGGCTCTTCGCTCcaccttctccatccttctgccaGAATGACTTTATAGCGCCCCTCTGTCGTCAGTGTCCTGCCCAGGTCCTGCAGTCACCGGTCCCAGACAGGCTATGCTTGAGTGCTGGCTTTGTCACTTGCCTTGCTTTGTGACCCCAGAGATGGCATTCTCTCTGAATTTCACTTTCCTTATCTGGGTGCATTGTGAAGGAGTCTGAGTGCCTTCTACTTCAAGACGTTGTTTGGACATTAAGTAAGATGAAAATGCTTCCATCGCTGTTCTTAGAAcctgccttccctcctgctcttAAATGCTTACCGAATCCTTAGAAGGTTCCAGCCTGCTCCAGCAgcgaacaacaaaacaaagacctTGTCCCACCCACCTACTTCACAGTCCATTAGAGGAAGACTACCAACAAACAGCACGAATAGGTCTAACCAGCGGGAGAAGGGTTGCTGCGCACTTCCGCTGGGCCGGGGGCTGGGTTGGTGCCCTGCTATCTAGGGATAAAGTTCAGACTCTCAAGTCCAGCACAATCCCAGTTCTGTCCATTGTATTCGCCTGTCCCTTGTGGGCAGGCTTTGGTCAGAGAGACCAGCTGGATTCAGTTTGACTGGCCTAACCCTGCATTTCTTCATCTACAAAATGAGAATAAGAATGTACCCGTGTACTGCAAGGCAGTTGCCAGCAGCCCTGGTCAGAGGCACATTCAGAGCACTTTAGCGTTCCAGTCAGAAAGGTGGGGGAAGGCTccaaggcagtggttctcagccttcctaatgctgcagccctttaatacagttcctcatttgtggcgacccccaaccataacattatctCGTTGCTACttgataactgtaattttgctactgctatgaatgtaaatatctcatatgCAGGATACAATATGTTACCCCCAAAGGAGACACAACCCACAGGTCCAGAACTGCAGCCCCAAGAACTGTGAGCCCTCCTTACTAAGCCATGGTACACTCCCTACCAGAGAACCAATTGGTGCACCACAGAGAGCCGAGAGGTAGATAATGGACAAGATAGGGCCTTAGGGCCCCACCTCCCTCATAGGCAAGAGGCCACAGGAGCCACCTCCCCATCGCTGCCTCatactcaggtgtgtgtgtgttagaataaATATAACTTgatctttaccttttttttttgagacagggtctcatgtagcctaagctggcaTTAAACTTGATGTGaagttgaggctggccttgaactcttgagccTCTTGccccagccttccaagtgctagggttacaggtgtgtgccaccatccttAGCTCCAGTTtcactttttacattttatttgactTCTCTTCCTGGAGCCATGGTCTGACTATGCTGCCCAGGCCGTGTGGCCTGAGTTCCAGGGTTGAAGTGTTCTGCCTCAGCTGGGAATGCAGGTGTCTCCCACTGCACCCGATTCTaacatcattttatttcatttaaaaatagttattttttaaaattttatgattaTGAGCACTCTGCTTCAATGCATGGATGTGAATCTCATGTGTGCCCGGTGCCTTTGGAGGCTAGAACTTTCTCATCAGGCTCTTTAGACCTGGAGTGGCAGaggctgtgagcagccatgtgggttgGGGTAACTAaaccacagtcctctgcaagagtgacaAGTGCTTTCATCTTGTCATCGTTctggggtttggtttggttttatacaggatttttctgtgtagctctggctgtcctgggacagAATCTCTCTTTAACCCCAtgtggtctggaactcactatgtagaccaagttggcctcgaactcacagagatcctcctgcctctctgcctcccatgtactaggattaaaggcgtgcaccacctggCTCTCCAAGTCCTTGTTATTactgttttaattatgtgtatttgtgtgtggtggtgtgtgtggggggggcgtgcatatgagtgcagtgaCGGAGGAGGCCAGAATCCAGGATCTCCtggggctgaagttacaggcagttgtgctGGGAGCAAAagttgggacctctggaagagcagcaagtaccctGAGTACTTGCTGAGCCGTTCGCTATcccttaatattattttaaagagggTATAACATCATGCTGTTAATATATGTCTTACCACAAATCATTTCCAGAAacgaatttttttttattatgtccaACAGTGCTATACTCATAAAGCAATACTCCCTGCCTCACCCCTTCCCCGGTCTCTGGTACCCTCTTTCCTACTTTATGTCCCTGAATTGTCTGTTCTAGATACCTCACAGGAGTGGAGCGATACAGTGTTTGCCCAGTGTCTGGCttttccatccatccttccacgcATGCAGCCACACTGTAGCGTGTGATGGTaaggggtggaacccagggccttataaACTCTAAGTACACCCAcatgtgatggtacacacctacAATCTAGTGCTCGGAAGACTGAGCCAGGAGGaacgggagttcaaggtcatcctcctcaCACTCGTAATCCCGGGGTTTAGGAAGATTGCCAAGAGTTCAGCCTAGGTTACcaagtgaaactttgtctcaaaccaGCTAAACAGATCACATCTAGCTACtagggatgctgaggcaggattgccacTTGAATACAGGAGGTTAAAAACAGCAGTGGAAACACAACAGGAcctcatctcagaaaaaaaaaaagcttctgtcTTGAATATTTATACGACTTTTCCCTTGTCATTAGTCCCTCAAAAAGTGCAGTGTGGAAGCACTGGTCTGGGATGGTGGTACTCACCGCTCTCAAAGAGCAGGAAGGTcccaaattcaaggtcaccctgggctctAGAGGAAGACCCTacatcgtgagttcaaggccagtctcgtTTCacgacagccagagctacgtagagagaccctgtctaaaacaaaacaacaaacaaagatctttttttttttccaggctggcctcgaactcgtgatcctcctgcctctgcctccttcagcaaatcctaccggcgtgcgccaccacaaccggcaaagatctttttaaaaaaagaatttggtgctcttcaagaggaccaattcccagcacccacatgcagctcacgaatgtaactccagtttcaagatATCAAACGCCTtctctggtttccatgggcactgtacacatgtggtacacagacatacatgcagccaaaactccattcatacaaaataaaaataaatattctttaaatgtttttttttttttaaagtagggtgtgggcacaggcctgtaattccagaggctgaggcaggacaataGACTGGGCCGAGATAAGGAAATGAGATAAggcttatataatatataatatgtgggATTATATAGGGAAGCCCTTTTCCCTTTTacaaaacacaaatgcagaagggttcagtgcatacacacacactcaaagagaaagtggaacaaaaacaacaataaaaatctatttatagccgggcgatggtggcacacgcctttaatcccagcactcgggaggcaaaggcaggtggatctctgtgggtttgagaccagcctggtctacaagagctagttccaggacaggctccaaagccacagcaaaaccctgtcttgaaaaaccaaaaaaaaaaaaaatctatttatattGTATTACATGGGTTATAAGCAACCTAGAGATAGGTGGTTTGGGGGAAGCAGGGGAGGACACAGGGTCTCAGGTGACCTAGACTGCTCTAAGACTAAGTAGCcgagggtggctttgaactcctgctcctccagtttccatctcccaagtgctggggttacaggcatgtagtATCTGACCTGAGGTTAGAGACAGGTACTTTGAGGTATATAGGACAATATGTATAGGATTTATGCCTCCAAAAATGTTGGCAACTGACGAGGTCTGAGATACTAGTACCCCACAGATACAGATACTAGTACCAAGTCAGATGCAAGCACACCGAACAGCAAAGGACCTTGTCCCTCTGCCCTGCTTATGGCAAGCCAGCAACTTCTGCACATACATTGTGTTTGCAGGCCTCTGCCTTGGCAGCTGGCATTTCTTCAGCCTGGAATGTTCTTCCTCCCCTTTGCTACCCAATAAACCTGGTCATTTTACATGAGGCCGTGTGACCTCTTTCGtggctctgtcttcctctgcaggGCAGCTGTGGTCAAGTCCCTTCCTTTGGGCTACCCGGGGTCCACAGACACCTCAGCTGTTCCTACACGCACGGTGACAGCTAGTTCTTAGTCCCTCTCCTTAGGCTCTGAGCAGGAGGGGCTTCAGGAGGAGGCTGACATCTTTGCCAGCTCAGCATCTACACCAGTACAAGTGGAGCGGGAAGAAATCAGCCACTCCAGCAGCCAGGCCAAGCATGTTGTCTCTAGTCCTCCCCACGGTTCTTTGAGGTAGGTGTTTGTCTTCATTGttataggaaagaaaacaaaagctggtCTCCGAGGAATAAAGGCAGGACCCAAATCTTGGACCGCCCAGCTCCAAAGTTCAAAACCGTACATTGCAGCTCCCAACAAGAATGAAGGAGGGTTTGTGGATGGGTACTGCCTAGACTGGTCTTTTATAATTGCCCGTATGAAATCTATGCCCATGGGTAACATATCATTTCCTCATTTGTCTGATTGGTATTCGTTTTAATACCCACTTCCTTTTGAATCCTCTCAGCACACTGGCTGCACACA belongs to Microtus pennsylvanicus isolate mMicPen1 chromosome 8, mMicPen1.hap1, whole genome shotgun sequence and includes:
- the Lpar5 gene encoding lysophosphatidic acid receptor 5, with amino-acid sequence MMPQPSFSSHLDTMFANSSVNASSTNSPVPQCRDYRGTHRLHMVVYSLVLATGLPLNALALWVFLRVLRINSVVSVYMCNLAASDLLFTLSLPLRLSYYARHHWPFPDFLCQTSGAIFQMNMYGSCIFLMLINVDRYAAIVHPLRLRHLRRPHVARRVCLGVWALILLCAVPAARVHSPSSCRYENSTVSLCFESFSDQLWKGGLLPLLLLAETLGFLLPLAAVVYSSGRVFWTLARPDATQSHRRQKTVRLLLINLIIFLLCFVPYNATLAVYGLLRANLVESSLEARDQVRGVLMVMVLLAGANCVLDPLVYYFSAEGFRNTLRNLGTALQTRPLTTNGARGVLTEPPSETTQNTGQDATSQGLLQPGNLETHITQSPQDSAL